A genomic region of Gadus macrocephalus chromosome 5, ASM3116895v1 contains the following coding sequences:
- the cipca gene encoding CLOCK-interacting pacemaker a: MSHLGKPGGSRRQRITMATHTGVSKAGSERDSGCSDASSGYLSAVDLTDLEESGRTASAVGLDHTAVVGRSYPGINSMIIMNNFVLKQPNSVPPPEKQWSFPSSVEVVPPSQVVLLQPMVSNCSVAPAKTTPENSTQPKDYLPILKSYPRIAPHPGKRPSKRQGSASLRTGSAPGHGKHRRRPHHSIRPYSSPSATPIRQAPVKALPRPDSPAPGADGPPPSDEKLCPLLAAAVAPRDPADLAPAGDGHHDAVPQDAFSDHGNKLKRFSNTCNILSKSGLLGITLRTKQLMRDNRRTQGQLRLLQEHTDLLMEALRTGDPRTWTRLQLAMQDKASPQCEGPQLGGALQGIPV; the protein is encoded by the exons ATGAGCCACTTAGGTAAGCCAGGGGGATCCAGGAGACAAAGAATCACCATGGCGACCCATACAGGTGTATCCAAGGCCGGATCCGAGAGGGATTCTGGCTGTTCAG ACGCCAGCTCCGGCTACCTCAGTGCCGTGGACCTGACTGACTTGGAGGAGAGCGGGAGGACCGCGTCCGCTGTTGGCCTGGACCACACAGCCGTGGTGGGTCGCTCTTACCCGGGAATCAACTCCATGATCATCATGAACAACTTTGTCCTGAAGCAG CCCAACTCCGTCCCCCCGCCAGAGAAGCAGTGGAGCTTCCCCTCGTCCGTGGAGGTGGTGCCTCCATCCCAGGTGGTGCTCCTCCAGCCAATGGTGTCCAACTGCAGCGTCGCTCCCGCGAAGACCACCCCCGAAAATAGCACCCAACCAAAAGACTACCTGCCGATCCTCAAGTCCTACCCCAGAATCGCGCCCCACCCTGGGAAGCGACCGTCGAAGCGCCAGGGATCCGCCTCCCTGAGGACCGGCTCCGCCCCGGGACACGGCAAACACCGCCGGCGCCCGCACCACAGCATCCGGCCCTACAGCTCGCCCAGCGCCACGCCCATACGCCAGGCGCCGGTCAAGGCCCTCCCCCGACCCGACTCCCCGGCCCCGGGCGCCGACGGCCCGCCTCCCTCCGACGAGAAGCTCTGCCCGCTGCTCGCCGCCGCGGTGGCCCCGCGCGACCCCGCCGACCTGGCGCCGGCGGGCGACGGCCACCACGACGCCGTGCCCCAGGACGCGTTCTCCGACCACGGCAACAAGCTGAAGCGCTTCAGCAACACCTGTAACATCCTCAGCAAGTCGGGCCTGCTGGGCATCACCCTGCGCACCAAGCAGCTGATGAGGGACAACCGCCGCACGCAGGGCCAGCTCCGGCTGCTCCAGGAGCACACCGACCTGCTCATGGAGGCGCTCCGGACCGGAGACCCGCGCACCTGGACCCGGCTGCAGCTCGCCATGCAGGACAAGGCCTCGCCGCAGTGTGAGGGGCCGCA